The proteins below are encoded in one region of Amycolatopsis magusensis:
- a CDS encoding Rv3212 family protein produces the protein MPESHPEPVGTEDVLAASTETRPGSHPEAATPAKKPVKARKSPWNRGRDKAIAAGLVVAVLVGAAVVWLTSDSRATVSETAAAAPTLPDAPTEVPGTLTELWQAPSAATPVPVAEGTAVVTGQGGEVAGRDPMTGEVRWRYARDLPLCTISGVWSKAVALFHKDRNCSEVTQLDPGTGKRTALRNGDAELGTQLVDDGSHVTTTGKKLLNTWRDDLVRSVEYGEVPALVNPGKQPRTGCVFSSVAAGSGKVGVVEQCPEDPADRLTLMKSTPKESDQPEVSYSSVTAGRSVRLLAISGDSTAIALPEQNLLVIYDQDGNQRTAYPLELPAADVAAPQGPVQPVTRGTRAFYWFTGSKTMALARDNLSPQWTLNGTLGPAAGFAGQLVVPIPGGLAVIDETTGRTLRTIGVDRHGYTGPVRLASIGPVLLEQRGDTLAALR, from the coding sequence GTGCCTGAGTCCCACCCCGAACCGGTAGGTACCGAAGACGTGCTGGCCGCCTCCACCGAGACCCGTCCCGGGTCTCACCCGGAGGCGGCCACTCCGGCGAAAAAGCCGGTCAAAGCCCGCAAATCGCCGTGGAACCGCGGCCGAGACAAGGCGATCGCCGCCGGTCTCGTGGTCGCGGTGCTCGTCGGTGCCGCGGTGGTCTGGCTGACCAGTGACAGCCGCGCCACGGTCTCGGAGACCGCGGCCGCCGCGCCCACCTTGCCGGACGCGCCCACCGAGGTGCCCGGCACGCTGACCGAGCTGTGGCAGGCGCCCAGCGCGGCCACGCCGGTCCCGGTGGCCGAAGGCACCGCGGTGGTCACCGGCCAGGGCGGCGAAGTGGCCGGACGGGACCCGATGACCGGCGAAGTGCGCTGGCGCTACGCCCGTGACCTGCCGCTCTGCACGATCTCCGGGGTGTGGTCGAAGGCGGTGGCCCTGTTCCACAAGGACCGCAACTGCAGCGAGGTCACCCAGCTCGACCCGGGCACCGGCAAGCGGACGGCCCTGCGCAACGGGGACGCCGAACTCGGCACCCAGCTGGTCGACGACGGCTCGCACGTGACGACCACCGGCAAGAAACTGCTCAACACCTGGCGCGACGACCTGGTCCGCAGCGTGGAGTACGGCGAGGTCCCGGCGCTCGTGAACCCGGGCAAGCAGCCGCGCACCGGCTGCGTGTTCTCGTCCGTGGCCGCGGGTTCGGGCAAGGTCGGCGTGGTCGAGCAGTGCCCGGAGGACCCGGCCGACCGGCTGACGCTGATGAAGTCGACGCCGAAGGAGAGCGACCAGCCGGAGGTGTCCTACAGCTCGGTCACCGCCGGGCGGTCGGTGCGGCTGCTGGCGATCTCCGGTGACTCCACCGCGATCGCGCTGCCCGAGCAGAACCTGCTGGTCATCTACGACCAGGACGGCAACCAGCGCACCGCCTACCCGCTGGAGCTGCCCGCCGCGGACGTGGCGGCACCGCAGGGTCCGGTGCAACCGGTGACCAGGGGCACGCGCGCCTTCTACTGGTTCACCGGCTCGAAGACCATGGCGCTGGCCAGGGACAACCTCAGTCCGCAGTGGACGCTGAACGGCACGCTCGGCCCGGCCGCCGGGTTCGCCGGGCAGCTGGTGGTGCCGATCCCCGGCGGGCTCGCGGTGATCGACGAGACCACCGGCCGCACGCTGCGCACCATCGGCGTGGACCGGCACGGCTACACCGGCCCGGTCCGGCTCGCCTCGATCGGCCCGGTCCTGCTGGAACAACGCGGCGACACACTGGCCGCTCTGCGTTAG
- a CDS encoding DEAD/DEAH box helicase, giving the protein MPEIEAAHPLQAGAPVEPEAPTFAEFGVRPEIVRALAESGIERTFAIQSLTLPLAMAGDDLIGQARTGMGKTLGFGVPLLHRIVTPGDGTPQALIVVPTRELCVQVARDLTDAGKHLGIRTLAIYGGRPYEPQIAALRKGIDVVIGTPGRLLDLAEQKHLVLGKVRNLVLDEADEMLDLGFLPDIERILGMVPDERQTMLFSATMPGPIITLARTFLTQPTHIRAEENDAGAVHERTTQFIYRAHSLDKTELIAKVLQAEGRGLCMIFTRTKRTAQKVADELAERGFAAAAVHGDLGQGAREQALRAFRSGKVDVLVATDVAARGIDVVDVTHVINYQTPEDEKTYVHRIGRTGRAGKTGVAVTLVDWDDEARWKFISDTLKLDMPEPVETYSTSKHLFSDLGIPEGASGRLPLAKRTRAGLAAEPEENLGGKRRGRSETESTVKRTRRPRRRTRGGADAAAEIEAADAAAQGGDAEAGGTEERPRRRRTRSNAGSSKPNGDASATNEKPESAAGENGERPARRRRRRRAGASANTADTPASAD; this is encoded by the coding sequence GTGCCGGAGATCGAGGCGGCCCACCCGCTCCAGGCCGGCGCGCCCGTAGAGCCCGAAGCACCCACGTTCGCCGAGTTCGGCGTGCGCCCGGAGATCGTGCGCGCGCTCGCCGAGAGCGGGATCGAGCGCACCTTCGCCATCCAGTCGCTCACCCTGCCGCTGGCGATGGCCGGCGACGACCTGATCGGCCAGGCCCGCACCGGTATGGGCAAGACGCTGGGCTTCGGCGTGCCGCTGCTGCACCGGATCGTCACCCCCGGCGACGGCACCCCGCAGGCGCTGATCGTGGTGCCGACCCGTGAGCTGTGCGTCCAGGTCGCCCGCGACCTCACCGACGCCGGCAAGCACCTGGGCATCCGGACGCTGGCCATCTACGGCGGCCGTCCGTACGAGCCGCAGATCGCCGCCCTGCGCAAGGGCATCGACGTGGTCATCGGCACCCCGGGCCGCCTGCTCGACCTCGCCGAGCAGAAGCACCTGGTGCTGGGCAAGGTCCGCAACCTGGTGCTGGACGAGGCCGACGAGATGCTCGACCTCGGCTTCCTGCCGGACATCGAGCGCATCCTCGGCATGGTCCCCGACGAGCGTCAGACCATGCTGTTCTCGGCCACCATGCCGGGCCCGATCATCACCCTGGCCAGGACCTTCCTGACCCAGCCGACGCACATCCGCGCCGAGGAGAACGACGCCGGCGCGGTGCACGAGCGCACCACCCAGTTCATCTACCGGGCGCACTCGCTCGACAAGACCGAACTGATCGCGAAGGTGCTGCAGGCCGAGGGCCGCGGGCTGTGCATGATCTTCACCCGCACCAAGCGCACCGCGCAGAAGGTCGCCGACGAACTGGCCGAGCGCGGGTTCGCCGCCGCGGCCGTGCACGGTGACCTCGGCCAGGGCGCCCGTGAGCAGGCGCTGCGCGCGTTCCGCTCCGGCAAGGTCGACGTGCTGGTCGCCACCGACGTCGCCGCTCGCGGCATCGACGTCGTGGACGTCACGCACGTGATCAACTACCAGACGCCGGAGGACGAGAAGACCTACGTCCACCGCATCGGCCGCACCGGCCGCGCCGGCAAGACCGGCGTCGCGGTCACCCTGGTCGACTGGGACGACGAAGCGCGCTGGAAGTTCATCTCGGACACGCTCAAGCTGGACATGCCCGAGCCGGTCGAGACCTATTCGACCTCGAAGCACCTGTTCAGCGACCTGGGCATCCCGGAGGGCGCGTCCGGCAGGCTGCCGCTGGCCAAGCGCACCCGCGCCGGGCTGGCCGCCGAGCCGGAGGAGAACCTCGGCGGCAAGCGCCGCGGTCGCTCCGAGACCGAGTCCACGGTCAAGCGCACCCGCCGCCCGCGCCGCCGCACCCGCGGTGGGGCCGACGCGGCCGCCGAGATCGAGGCCGCGGACGCCGCCGCCCAGGGTGGCGACGCCGAAGCCGGTGGTACCGAGGAGCGCCCGCGCCGCCGCCGCACCCGCAGCAACGCGGGCAGCAGCAAGCCGAACGGGGACGCCTCGGCCACCAACGAGAAGCCCGAATCGGCGGCGGGCGAGAACGGCGAGCGCCCCGCGCGGCGTCGTCGCCGCCGTCGCGCCGGTGCCTCGGCCAACACGGCCGACACACCCGCTTCGGCAGACTGA
- a CDS encoding ferritin-like fold-containing protein, producing the protein MTDGKDKISEGVVDLLGVLAYGELSAFDRLAEDARSAPTLGGRAALSRMAAAEIGHYEQLSAYLSRHGVTVERAMEPFVRPLDAWHASTAPKSWLESLVKAYVGDGLAADLYREIAHWLDPETKDLVLTVLADTGHSAFAEQEVAAAIGAERTQRDKLALWGRRLLGEALTQAQYVVAERDGLAELIVSGSGDLSGIAQLFRRLQQGHTKRMQVLGLG; encoded by the coding sequence GTGACCGACGGAAAAGACAAGATCAGCGAGGGTGTCGTCGATCTGCTGGGGGTGCTCGCGTACGGCGAGCTGTCCGCGTTCGACCGCCTCGCCGAGGACGCGAGATCGGCCCCCACGCTGGGCGGGCGGGCCGCGCTGTCGCGGATGGCGGCCGCCGAGATCGGCCACTACGAGCAGCTGTCGGCGTACCTGTCGAGGCACGGCGTGACGGTCGAGCGGGCGATGGAACCGTTCGTCCGGCCGCTGGACGCCTGGCACGCCTCGACCGCCCCCAAATCGTGGCTGGAATCACTGGTGAAGGCCTACGTCGGCGACGGGCTGGCGGCCGATCTGTACCGCGAGATCGCGCACTGGCTGGACCCGGAGACCAAGGACCTGGTGCTGACCGTGCTGGCCGACACCGGGCACTCGGCGTTCGCCGAGCAGGAGGTCGCCGCCGCGATCGGCGCCGAGCGCACCCAGCGCGACAAGCTCGCGCTGTGGGGGCGCCGGCTCCTCGGTGAGGCGCTGACCCAGGCGCAGTACGTGGTCGCCGAGCGCGACGGCCTCGCCGAGTTGATCGTCAGCGGATCGGGTGACCTCTCCGGCATTGCTCAGTTGTTCCGGCGGCTCCAGCAGGGTCACACCAAGCGGATGCAGGTGCTCGGGCTCGGCTAG
- a CDS encoding DUF3107 domain-containing protein → MEVKIGIKETPRELVVSSGQSAEEVEKLVSEALNAADGLFRISDDKGRKFLVPADRIAYVEIAPNDARKVGFAVGA, encoded by the coding sequence GTGGAGGTCAAGATCGGCATCAAGGAGACCCCACGCGAGCTCGTGGTGTCCAGCGGCCAGTCCGCCGAGGAGGTGGAGAAGCTGGTGTCGGAGGCGCTCAACGCCGCCGACGGGCTCTTCCGCATCTCCGACGACAAGGGCCGCAAGTTCCTGGTGCCCGCCGACCGCATCGCGTACGTCGAAATCGCGCCGAACGACGCGCGCAAGGTCGGCTTCGCCGTCGGCGCATAG
- a CDS encoding DUF418 domain-containing protein codes for MDGVTAAEARAGVLDDRTLLPERRTPRLSGVDVARGVAVLGMYAVHVGPHPAHGGLNLAFLPFEGRSAALFAVLAGVSIALMSGGEVPKTGRPWAQVVLRLLTRAPLLIALGLFLTNLHTGYLVILAYYGACFVLAIPFLRLGIPALLAGAAFCATVMPFLSFAIRSHIAPRDLVLWIPDATVETFSTASFDYILQVLLLTGTFPALSLMAYIFAGMAIGRMNLRSDLVCRRLVAGGAITAAIAYTSSWLATDVLGGREEIYRSLIPAAGAAGMSPAEFYDLNVNQSFGTPPTTTLAWEFVANGHSYTPFDLVGCIGVAGVVIGGCLLLVRRYGRLLRPIADLGSIALTAYAGHFVAIWLLFREKDAFSLTHWLWFGGVAVVFAVAWKKWVGRGPLEWVLHQASRWPGKLIPRRF; via the coding sequence GTGGACGGCGTCACTGCGGCAGAGGCACGCGCCGGCGTGCTCGATGATCGGACCCTCCTCCCCGAGCGGCGCACGCCGCGGCTCAGCGGGGTCGACGTCGCCAGAGGCGTCGCGGTGCTCGGCATGTACGCGGTGCACGTCGGCCCGCACCCCGCGCACGGTGGCCTGAACCTGGCGTTCCTGCCGTTCGAAGGCCGGTCCGCGGCGTTGTTCGCGGTGCTCGCCGGGGTGTCGATAGCGCTGATGTCCGGCGGTGAGGTGCCCAAGACCGGGCGGCCGTGGGCGCAGGTGGTGCTCCGGCTGCTGACCAGGGCGCCGCTGCTGATCGCGCTGGGGCTGTTCCTGACCAACCTGCACACCGGGTACCTGGTCATCCTGGCCTACTACGGGGCCTGTTTCGTGCTGGCGATCCCGTTCCTGCGCCTCGGTATCCCGGCGTTGCTGGCCGGTGCCGCGTTCTGCGCGACGGTGATGCCGTTCCTGTCGTTCGCGATCCGGTCGCACATCGCGCCGCGCGACCTGGTGCTGTGGATCCCGGACGCGACGGTCGAGACGTTCAGCACCGCGTCGTTCGACTACATCCTGCAGGTCCTGCTGCTGACCGGCACGTTCCCGGCGCTGAGCCTGATGGCGTACATCTTCGCGGGCATGGCGATCGGGCGGATGAACCTGCGCTCGGACCTGGTGTGCCGTCGCCTGGTCGCGGGCGGGGCGATCACCGCGGCGATCGCGTACACCTCGTCGTGGCTGGCCACCGACGTGCTGGGCGGGCGCGAGGAGATCTACCGCTCGCTGATCCCGGCCGCGGGCGCGGCGGGCATGAGCCCCGCGGAGTTCTACGACCTGAACGTGAACCAGTCCTTCGGTACCCCGCCGACGACCACGCTGGCCTGGGAATTCGTCGCGAACGGACACTCGTACACCCCGTTCGACCTGGTCGGCTGCATCGGCGTGGCGGGCGTGGTGATCGGCGGGTGCCTGCTGCTGGTGCGCCGGTACGGCCGCCTCCTGCGGCCCATCGCCGACCTGGGTTCGATCGCGCTGACCGCGTACGCCGGGCACTTCGTGGCGATCTGGCTGCTGTTCCGGGAAAAGGACGCGTTCAGCCTCACGCACTGGCTCTGGTTCGGCGGGGTCGCCGTGGTTTTCGCGGTCGCCTGGAAGAAGTGGGTGGGGCGAGGGCCGCTGGAATGGGTGCTGCACCAGGCTTCGAGGTGGCCGGGAAAGCTGATTCCTCGACGTTTTTGA
- a CDS encoding DUF4873 domain-containing protein produces MSEHDDEDGYTGDATVVVGETELAVRIQLRGHFQPIDGYYHWYGRINASEELSTLLGGKKTKAEIRTPDGSAPCELSDPDPWDRYRIMGTSTPPFHVPKTLAEIEAATA; encoded by the coding sequence GTGAGCGAACACGACGACGAAGACGGCTACACCGGCGACGCGACCGTGGTGGTCGGCGAGACCGAACTGGCCGTTCGGATCCAGCTGCGCGGCCACTTCCAGCCGATCGACGGCTACTACCACTGGTACGGCCGCATCAACGCCTCCGAGGAACTCTCCACCCTGCTGGGCGGGAAGAAGACCAAGGCGGAAATCCGCACCCCGGACGGCTCGGCCCCCTGTGAACTGTCCGATCCGGACCCCTGGGACCGGTACCGCATCATGGGCACCAGCACCCCACCCTTCCACGTCCCCAAAACCCTCGCCGAAATCGAAGCCGCCACCGCCTGA
- a CDS encoding TetR/AcrR family transcriptional regulator — protein MVGRVKRNSKQASKPSSSEPETGDARRDRWRKHRIARRAEFVEAALRALDEHGPDLGMEHVAAEAGVTKPVLYRHFEDKADLFVALGQRGTNILFERLIPAINAELAPLPRIRMALDAFFGVIEEHPNLYRLLARGSWPDKPVDSDVVAEDKEVIATALTALLGDYMRMFSMDSGAAEPWAHGIVGLVQNTGEWWLERRSMSRDSVVEYLTQLIWAAIDGLLRQRGVVVDPNLPLEQNKVVQMARGKEDSA, from the coding sequence ATGGTCGGCCGTGTCAAGCGCAACAGCAAGCAAGCCAGCAAGCCGTCTTCGAGCGAACCGGAGACGGGCGACGCCCGCCGCGACCGCTGGCGCAAGCACCGCATCGCCCGGCGCGCGGAGTTCGTCGAGGCCGCGCTGCGAGCGCTGGACGAGCACGGCCCCGACCTCGGCATGGAACACGTCGCCGCGGAGGCGGGCGTAACGAAACCCGTGCTGTACCGGCACTTCGAGGACAAGGCCGACCTGTTCGTCGCACTCGGCCAGCGCGGCACGAACATCCTGTTCGAGCGCCTGATCCCGGCGATCAACGCCGAACTCGCGCCGCTGCCGCGCATCCGGATGGCGCTCGACGCGTTCTTCGGGGTGATCGAGGAACACCCGAACCTGTACCGCCTGCTGGCGCGCGGTTCGTGGCCGGACAAGCCGGTGGACTCGGACGTGGTCGCCGAGGACAAGGAAGTGATCGCGACCGCGCTGACCGCGCTGCTCGGCGACTACATGCGGATGTTCAGCATGGACTCGGGCGCGGCGGAGCCGTGGGCGCACGGGATCGTCGGCCTGGTGCAGAACACCGGCGAGTGGTGGCTGGAACGGCGGTCGATGAGCCGGGACAGCGTGGTCGAATACCTGACCCAGCTCATCTGGGCGGCGATCGACGGGCTGCTGCGCCAGCGTGGCGTGGTGGTCGACCCGAACCTGCCGCTGGAGCAGAACAAGGTCGTGCAGATGGCACGGGGAAAGGAAGACTCGGCGTGA
- a CDS encoding AurF N-oxygenase family protein: MTRTLKDAGREKTAERLLKSSANKFYDPDVDIDWDAPLVPGKHYIPENRSSLYGTELWEKLSPEQRIELGKHEIASVATTGLWFEILLMQMLLKEVYDTDPTSSHAQYALTEVADECRHSTMFARLADRIGCPAYGPVPALRQLAKVLPAISYGPARYGAILVAEEVLDRLQREQMNDPEIQPLVRMVNRIHVLEEARHVTFAREEVTRGMAKLNRAELVYQQFLIALISYFVTRAFINPHVYKAVGIRPRDGVEAALNNPHWQQTIGWAGEKIMPFLQESGLVGKPGMYFWKKSFLLPAR, encoded by the coding sequence ATGACGCGGACGCTCAAGGACGCCGGTCGGGAGAAGACCGCGGAACGACTGCTCAAGTCTTCGGCGAACAAGTTCTACGACCCTGACGTCGACATCGACTGGGACGCGCCACTGGTGCCGGGCAAGCACTACATCCCGGAGAACCGTTCCAGCCTCTACGGCACGGAACTGTGGGAGAAGCTCAGCCCCGAGCAGCGGATCGAACTCGGCAAGCACGAGATCGCCAGCGTCGCGACCACCGGGCTCTGGTTCGAGATCCTGCTGATGCAGATGCTGCTCAAGGAGGTCTACGACACCGACCCGACCTCCAGTCACGCGCAGTACGCGCTGACCGAGGTCGCCGACGAGTGCCGCCACTCGACGATGTTCGCGCGGCTGGCCGACCGGATCGGCTGCCCGGCGTACGGGCCGGTGCCCGCGTTGCGCCAGCTGGCCAAGGTGCTGCCGGCGATCAGCTACGGCCCCGCCCGCTACGGCGCCATCCTGGTCGCCGAGGAGGTGCTGGACCGGCTGCAGCGCGAGCAGATGAACGACCCGGAGATCCAGCCGCTGGTGCGCATGGTGAACCGCATCCACGTGCTGGAGGAGGCGCGGCACGTGACCTTCGCGCGCGAGGAGGTCACCCGCGGCATGGCGAAGCTGAACCGCGCCGAGCTGGTCTACCAGCAGTTCCTGATCGCGCTGATCTCGTACTTCGTCACGCGTGCCTTCATCAACCCGCACGTCTACAAGGCGGTCGGCATCCGGCCGCGCGACGGGGTCGAAGCCGCGCTGAACAACCCGCACTGGCAGCAGACCATCGGCTGGGCGGGCGAGAAGATCATGCCGTTCCTGCAGGAGTCCGGGCTGGTCGGCAAACCGGGGATGTACTTCTGGAAGAAGTCCTTCCTCCTCCCGGCCCGATGA
- a CDS encoding alpha/beta fold hydrolase, translating into MSPRELVTADGTKLHLELSGPDDAAVTVVLVHGWTQDLTCWEPVVQRLRDQRLLRYDHRGHGRSTPARRGTATIEQLADDLAEVLGAVVPEGRLVLAGHSMGGMTIMALAERHPELVSRRVAGVAFVATSSGEMNRLTLGLPGLAGRGVTRAEPRVRNLLERRRKDTLPGSPGFLAPFTRWLAFGRGAARADVLDVSAQALRAHPASIAGFLEAITRHDRRLALAALRGTPAVVLAGQLDRLCPVPHARVIADELPEAEFVYFPKAGHMLPYERADEVAARVRALTKVPVLTGV; encoded by the coding sequence ATGAGCCCGCGCGAACTCGTCACCGCCGACGGCACGAAGCTCCACCTGGAGCTGAGCGGGCCGGACGACGCGGCGGTGACCGTGGTGCTGGTGCACGGCTGGACGCAGGACCTGACCTGCTGGGAACCGGTCGTCCAGCGACTGCGGGACCAGCGGCTGCTCCGCTACGACCACCGCGGGCACGGCCGGTCCACCCCGGCCCGCCGCGGGACGGCGACCATCGAGCAACTCGCCGACGACCTGGCCGAGGTGCTCGGCGCGGTGGTGCCGGAGGGCCGGCTGGTGCTCGCCGGGCATTCGATGGGCGGGATGACGATCATGGCGCTCGCCGAGCGGCATCCCGAACTGGTTTCACGCCGGGTGGCCGGGGTGGCCTTCGTGGCCACCTCGTCCGGCGAGATGAACCGGCTCACGCTCGGCCTGCCCGGCCTCGCCGGGCGCGGCGTGACGAGGGCCGAACCGCGGGTGAGGAACCTGCTGGAACGACGGCGCAAGGACACCCTGCCAGGGAGTCCGGGGTTCCTGGCGCCGTTCACCCGCTGGCTCGCGTTCGGCAGGGGCGCGGCACGGGCCGATGTGCTGGATGTTTCGGCACAGGCCCTGCGCGCGCACCCCGCGAGCATCGCGGGCTTCCTGGAGGCGATCACCCGGCACGACCGCCGGCTCGCGCTGGCCGCACTCCGCGGCACGCCGGCGGTCGTGCTCGCCGGGCAGCTGGACCGGCTGTGCCCGGTCCCGCACGCCAGGGTGATCGCCGACGAACTGCCCGAAGCGGAGTTCGTCTACTTCCCGAAGGCGGGGCACATGCTGCCGTACGAACGGGCGGACGAGGTGGCGGCGCGGGTTCGGGCTTTGACCAAGGTGCCGGTGCTGACGGGTGTTTGA
- a CDS encoding TetR/AcrR family transcriptional regulator has translation MTEAAQSTQRTQVRLPRTERRAQLLTAAQRVFAANGYHAAAMDEIAEQAGVSKPVLYQHFPGKLDLYIALLESHVDELVRRVRAALDSTADNKQRVPATVGAFFDFVNGDAGAFRMIFESDLRGEPAVQQAVDRATSASVDAITETITSDAGLDEDRARLLAVGLVGLSQVSARFWLANHSSISREEAVALTSTLAWRGIGAGFPLQHP, from the coding sequence ATGACGGAAGCGGCTCAAAGCACCCAGCGAACGCAGGTGCGGCTGCCTCGCACGGAACGGCGTGCCCAGCTGCTCACCGCCGCGCAGCGGGTGTTCGCCGCGAACGGCTACCACGCGGCGGCGATGGACGAGATCGCCGAGCAGGCCGGGGTCAGCAAGCCCGTGCTCTACCAGCACTTCCCCGGCAAGCTCGACCTCTACATAGCGTTGCTGGAGAGCCACGTCGACGAACTGGTGCGACGGGTGCGCGCGGCGCTGGACTCCACCGCGGACAACAAGCAGCGCGTCCCGGCCACGGTCGGCGCCTTCTTCGACTTCGTCAACGGCGACGCCGGTGCGTTCCGGATGATCTTCGAGTCGGACCTGCGCGGCGAGCCCGCGGTCCAGCAGGCGGTCGACCGCGCGACCTCGGCGAGCGTCGACGCGATCACCGAGACGATCACCTCGGACGCCGGCCTCGACGAGGACCGCGCGCGCCTGCTGGCCGTCGGCCTGGTCGGCCTGAGCCAGGTCAGCGCCCGGTTCTGGCTGGCCAACCACAGCTCCATCAGCCGCGAAGAGGCCGTCGCCCTGACCTCCACCCTGGCCTGGCGCGGCATCGGCGCCGGCTTCCCCCTACAACACCCGTAG
- a CDS encoding alpha/beta fold hydrolase → MPPTTSTGRTPITHVPLTTTPLPPLDAHVAPWPGETESVGGLDLHVRRTPGTDEAVAVYVHGLGGSSTNWTDLSALLAPFAGGIAVDLPGFGFSEPPAEFDFGLNSHAALLAEFIDGLGKGPVHLLGNSMGGAIALLVAARRPDLVRTLTLISPAMPDRRLDYRRLSDPRMALAYLPFVGKRVRQALAALGPEERARQVIKLCFANADAFPAQRLAELAEEHNARAEFAWAAPAMARSTFGIFRAWFSRGPESLWAAAEKVSAPSLVVWGEKDRVISVRRASRTATLMPRARLLVLPRTGHVAQMERPNTVAKAVLAMWERVETGDW, encoded by the coding sequence GTGCCGCCGACGACCTCCACCGGTAGAACGCCGATCACCCACGTGCCGCTGACCACCACCCCGTTGCCGCCGCTCGACGCGCACGTGGCGCCGTGGCCTGGGGAAACCGAATCGGTCGGCGGGCTGGACCTGCACGTCCGCCGGACCCCGGGCACCGACGAAGCCGTCGCGGTCTACGTGCACGGGCTCGGTGGATCTTCGACCAACTGGACGGACCTGTCCGCCCTGCTGGCGCCCTTCGCCGGCGGGATCGCGGTCGACCTGCCCGGGTTCGGCTTCTCCGAACCGCCCGCGGAGTTCGACTTCGGCCTCAACTCCCACGCCGCGCTGCTTGCCGAGTTCATCGACGGCCTCGGCAAGGGACCGGTGCACCTGCTGGGCAACTCGATGGGCGGGGCGATCGCGCTGCTGGTCGCCGCCCGGCGCCCGGACCTGGTGCGCACGCTGACGCTGATCTCGCCCGCCATGCCGGACCGCAGGCTCGACTACCGCAGGCTGTCCGATCCGCGGATGGCGCTGGCGTACCTGCCGTTCGTCGGCAAGCGCGTCCGCCAGGCACTGGCCGCGCTGGGGCCGGAAGAACGCGCGCGGCAGGTGATCAAGCTGTGCTTCGCCAACGCGGACGCCTTTCCCGCGCAGCGCCTCGCCGAACTCGCCGAGGAACACAACGCGCGGGCGGAGTTCGCCTGGGCGGCGCCCGCCATGGCCCGCAGCACCTTCGGCATCTTCCGCGCCTGGTTCAGCCGGGGGCCGGAGTCGCTGTGGGCGGCGGCGGAGAAGGTGAGCGCGCCGAGCCTGGTGGTGTGGGGCGAGAAAGACCGGGTGATTTCAGTGCGACGTGCGTCACGCACGGCGACACTGATGCCCCGTGCCCGCCTCCTGGTCCTCCCACGAACGGGCCATGTGGCCCAGATGGAGCGGCCGAACACCGTAGCGAAGGCGGTACTGGCCATGTGGGAGCGGGTTGAAACCGGCGATTGGTAA
- a CDS encoding DUF3152 domain-containing protein, protein MRADDEERYRPGGRRTAAEPLSASWRPREEEAEAPQRKGKVGKLTKTYGWRVYALPVLAVITALVVFDTATSPPETPLIETPTGSVLAGEGTGTNGEGEAPPAGAELPAPQMDLNIPTADLPEGKPYTQKGQGTWHVVPGKTEPFGTAGRVWKYTIEIEDGIPPEDISGEDAFANTVQGILSKDPRGWAGSGQLRLQRVDNSDPNADFSVALTTSDTAKSICGSSIPYEASCRKGDTKQVVINLARWVRGAKAFSSDLLSYREYAINHEVGHALGHGHTGCAKDGDLAPVMMQQSFGVNNDYVAKLNNVPGGDRNSVPADGKVCKPNSYPNPGAQAG, encoded by the coding sequence GTGCGCGCCGATGACGAGGAGCGTTACCGCCCCGGCGGCAGGCGGACCGCCGCGGAGCCACTGAGCGCGTCCTGGCGCCCGCGCGAGGAAGAGGCCGAGGCCCCCCAGCGCAAGGGCAAGGTCGGCAAGCTCACCAAGACCTACGGCTGGCGCGTCTACGCCCTGCCGGTGCTCGCGGTGATCACCGCGCTGGTGGTGTTCGACACCGCGACCAGCCCGCCCGAGACGCCCCTGATCGAGACGCCGACCGGGTCCGTGCTGGCCGGCGAGGGCACCGGGACCAACGGCGAGGGCGAGGCCCCGCCCGCCGGTGCCGAACTGCCCGCGCCGCAGATGGACCTCAACATCCCGACCGCCGACCTGCCCGAGGGCAAGCCGTACACGCAGAAGGGCCAGGGCACCTGGCACGTGGTGCCGGGCAAGACCGAGCCCTTCGGCACGGCGGGCCGGGTGTGGAAGTACACCATCGAAATCGAGGACGGCATCCCGCCGGAGGACATCAGCGGCGAGGACGCCTTCGCGAACACCGTGCAGGGCATCCTTTCCAAGGATCCGCGCGGCTGGGCGGGCAGCGGGCAGCTGCGGCTGCAGCGGGTGGACAACAGCGACCCGAACGCGGACTTCAGCGTGGCGCTGACCACTTCGGACACCGCGAAGTCGATCTGCGGTTCGTCCATCCCGTACGAGGCCTCGTGCCGCAAGGGCGACACCAAGCAGGTGGTGATCAACCTCGCCCGCTGGGTGCGCGGGGCCAAGGCGTTCAGCTCGGACCTGCTGTCCTACCGCGAGTACGCGATCAACCACGAGGTCGGGCACGCACTGGGCCACGGGCACACCGGCTGCGCCAAGGACGGCGACCTGGCGCCGGTGATGATGCAGCAGAGCTTCGGCGTGAACAACGACTACGTGGCCAAGCTGAACAACGTGCCCGGCGGCGACCGGAACTCGGTGCCCGCCGACGGCAAGGTCTGCAAGCCGAACAGCTACCCGAACCCCGGGGCGCAGGCGGGCTGA